Proteins encoded in a region of the Pseudomonas syringae KCTC 12500 genome:
- a CDS encoding ABC transporter substrate-binding protein, whose product MRKTLAMTSCLGLLALAPFAQAASNLVFCSEASPAGFDGAQYTSSTDNDASEPIYNRLTEFKQGDTTVVPALATSWDISKDGLVYTFHLREGVKFHSNKNFKPSRNFNADDVLFTFNRMLKPDHPFRVAYPTEFPYFTSMGLNKKIKSVEKTDPLTVVFTLNTVDAAFIQNIAMNFAGILSAEYAEQLMAKGDVRDINQQPIGTGPFVFQRYQKDSQIRYKGNKDFWDPSRVKIDQLIFAIVTDASARMQKLKANECQVSVNPRPADLASLKADKSLQIIEKPGFNLGYISYNVRHEPLGRLEVRQALDMAVNKKAIINAVYQGAGQLAVNAMPPTQWSYDTTIKDAPYDPEKARTLLRAAGVKEGTELTLWAMPVQRPYNPNAKLMAEMLQADWAKVGIKVKIVSYEWGEYLKRTKNGEHDISLIGWTGDNGDPDNWLGTLYSCAAIGGNNYSMWCDEKYDQLVKAAVATTDRAKRTDLYQQAQRYLKEQVPITQVAHSTVNQPLRAEVRDFHVSPFGRNNFSGVSIVD is encoded by the coding sequence ATGCGTAAAACTCTTGCGATGACGTCGTGCCTGGGACTGTTGGCACTGGCCCCGTTTGCCCAGGCGGCAAGCAATCTGGTGTTTTGCTCCGAAGCGAGCCCGGCTGGCTTCGACGGTGCGCAATACACCTCCTCCACCGATAACGATGCATCCGAGCCGATCTACAACCGACTCACCGAATTCAAGCAAGGCGATACCACCGTGGTTCCAGCGCTGGCGACTTCCTGGGACATCTCGAAAGACGGTCTGGTCTACACGTTTCATCTGCGCGAGGGTGTGAAGTTCCACAGCAACAAGAACTTCAAGCCCAGCCGTAACTTCAACGCCGACGACGTGCTGTTCACCTTCAATCGCATGCTCAAGCCCGATCATCCGTTCCGTGTCGCTTACCCGACCGAGTTCCCCTACTTCACCAGCATGGGCCTGAACAAGAAGATCAAGTCCGTCGAGAAGACCGACCCGCTGACCGTCGTGTTCACCCTCAATACGGTCGATGCGGCATTCATCCAGAACATCGCGATGAACTTCGCCGGCATTCTCTCCGCCGAGTACGCCGAGCAACTGATGGCCAAGGGTGACGTGCGCGACATCAACCAGCAGCCTATCGGTACAGGGCCATTCGTGTTTCAGCGCTATCAGAAGGATTCGCAGATTCGCTACAAGGGCAACAAGGATTTCTGGGACCCGAGCCGGGTGAAAATCGACCAATTGATCTTCGCCATCGTGACCGACGCCTCTGCGCGCATGCAAAAGCTCAAGGCCAACGAGTGCCAGGTCTCGGTCAACCCGCGCCCGGCAGACCTCGCCAGCCTCAAGGCAGACAAAAGCCTGCAGATCATCGAGAAGCCTGGCTTCAACCTCGGCTACATTTCCTACAACGTACGCCACGAACCTTTGGGCAGGCTGGAAGTACGTCAGGCGCTGGACATGGCCGTCAACAAGAAGGCAATCATCAACGCGGTTTACCAAGGTGCGGGGCAGCTGGCGGTCAACGCCATGCCACCGACCCAGTGGTCCTATGACACCACCATCAAGGACGCGCCCTATGACCCGGAAAAAGCCAGGACCCTGTTGCGTGCCGCTGGCGTCAAGGAAGGCACCGAACTGACCCTGTGGGCCATGCCGGTTCAGCGTCCTTACAACCCCAACGCCAAGCTGATGGCAGAAATGCTTCAGGCCGACTGGGCCAAGGTCGGCATCAAGGTCAAGATCGTCAGTTACGAATGGGGCGAATACCTCAAACGCACCAAAAATGGCGAGCACGATATCTCGCTGATCGGCTGGACCGGCGACAACGGTGACCCGGACAACTGGCTGGGCACGCTTTACAGCTGCGCGGCGATTGGCGGCAACAACTACTCGATGTGGTGCGACGAAAAATACGACCAACTGGTCAAGGCCGCGGTTGCGACCACTGACCGCGCGAAGCGTACCGACCTGTACCAACAGGCGCAGCGCTACCTCAAAGAGCAGGTGCCGATCACACAGGTTGCCCACTCGACCGTCAATCAGCCATTGCGCGCCGAGGTCAGGGACTTCCACGTTAGCCCGTTCGGTCGCAATAACTTCTCAGGCGTCAGCATCGTCGATTGA
- a CDS encoding OprD family porin produces MKTTSTALLALSLSSFGALVQAEPASQAFVPTELSSKNAQADANGFIEDQHLTGTTRNWYANELKRRGEVFRYNDNGVAEQTSRRINWQQGTIVNYTSGYTQGVVGFSTELALYNAIALDRDTDDFAGNSNRTLAHSDGDAVGQWSKMGLGNVKARVSNTVLTMGRQSVNTPVIAFIGNRALPSSFQGVAVQSDELNNLSFQAGSFDRVSPRMEQSLDKFRSEYGDRSQTADRLDMFGADYKPTDSLTTSFYASNLEDFWHQYYFGFTHELGDSKALALSTNLNYYKTKDSGQSKQGPIDNDTYSLSFTGTHNAHSISLAYQQVSGDEYFDYAHDTNAIFLANSLLSDFNGPNEKSLQIAYVLNMAEYGVPGLKFNIYQARGWDIDGTKYKGNVYGDVQTINGVRTASGVNAMDGETHYEYGIGSSYSVQSGPLKATAIRATYTTHRASENQADGNINEFRLVTTVPFNIL; encoded by the coding sequence GTGAAAACAACTAGCACTGCGTTATTGGCATTGTCTCTCTCGTCGTTTGGCGCACTGGTTCAGGCTGAACCGGCAAGCCAGGCGTTCGTACCGACCGAGCTGAGTTCAAAGAATGCACAGGCCGACGCCAACGGCTTTATCGAAGATCAACACCTGACCGGCACGACCCGTAACTGGTACGCCAATGAACTCAAGCGCCGCGGCGAAGTGTTCCGCTACAACGACAACGGCGTTGCCGAGCAGACCTCGCGTCGCATCAACTGGCAGCAGGGCACGATCGTCAACTACACCTCCGGTTATACGCAGGGCGTTGTAGGTTTCTCCACCGAACTGGCGCTGTACAACGCCATTGCGCTGGACCGTGATACCGATGACTTTGCCGGCAACTCCAACCGTACCCTGGCACACAGCGACGGCGATGCAGTCGGTCAGTGGAGCAAGATGGGCCTGGGCAACGTCAAGGCGCGGGTTTCCAACACCGTCCTGACCATGGGTCGCCAATCGGTGAACACCCCGGTCATCGCCTTCATCGGTAACCGCGCACTGCCGTCCAGCTTCCAGGGTGTTGCCGTACAGAGCGATGAGCTGAATAACCTGTCCTTTCAAGCAGGTAGTTTCGACCGCGTGTCGCCACGTATGGAACAGAGTCTGGACAAGTTCCGCTCCGAGTACGGTGATCGCAGCCAGACCGCCGACCGTCTGGACATGTTCGGCGCTGACTACAAGCCGACCGACAGCCTGACAACCAGCTTTTATGCATCGAACCTGGAAGACTTCTGGCACCAGTACTACTTCGGCTTCACCCACGAACTGGGTGACAGCAAGGCACTGGCGCTCAGCACCAACCTGAACTACTACAAAACCAAGGACTCGGGTCAAAGCAAACAAGGCCCTATCGACAACGACACCTACAGCCTGTCCTTCACCGGTACGCATAACGCTCACAGCATCAGCCTTGCCTATCAGCAAGTGTCTGGCGATGAGTACTTCGACTATGCGCACGATACCAACGCGATCTTCCTGGCCAACTCCCTGCTCTCGGACTTCAACGGCCCGAACGAGAAGTCCCTGCAGATCGCCTATGTACTGAACATGGCCGAATACGGCGTGCCGGGCCTGAAATTCAACATCTACCAGGCACGTGGCTGGGACATCGACGGTACCAAATACAAAGGCAACGTCTATGGCGACGTCCAGACAATCAATGGTGTCCGGACAGCGAGCGGCGTAAACGCAATGGACGGCGAGACTCACTACGAATACGGTATCGGTTCATCGTACTCAGTGCAGTCCGGCCCGCTCAAGGCTACTGCGATCCGCGCCACGTACACCACTCACCGCGCCAGCGAGAATCAGGCTGATGGCAACATCAACGAATTCCGCCTGGTGACCACTGTTCCGTTCAACATTCTTTAA
- a CDS encoding ABC transporter substrate-binding protein, producing MKLLSLRASIAIALLSAAATVSAKPLVVCTEASPEGFDIVQYTTAVTADASAETILERLVAFTPGTTDTVPGLAESWEISPDGLTYTFKLRKGVKFHTTDYFKPTREMNADDVVWSFKRQLDPKHPWHALSLVGYPYFESMGFQDLLKDVEKVDDSTVKLTLTHPESPFLRDLAMPFTSIYSAEYADQLLKSNKTAELNSKPIGTGPFILTRYAKDAQVRYKANPNYWKGKVPSEALIFAITLDNNTRLQKLKANECQVALYPKPDDIANIKADPNLKIAEMESMMTSYLAMNTSHKYLSDVRVRQAINLAFDKKSYIRALFGEGKATEGVGPYPPTMMGYDTDSKSPAYDPDKARALLKEAGVPEGQVFTLFARNGGAVTNPNPMVGAQMLQSDMAKVGIKIDIRIMEWGEMLKRAKKGEHDMVFAGWAGDNGDPDNFLTPNLSCDAAKNGENYARWCNKAFEDAITQARKITEPEKRAALYKQAQQVFNHEQPWISLAYPKLFVAMRKDVEGFQISPLTNNNFTTTRVK from the coding sequence TTGAAACTGCTATCGCTCCGCGCGTCGATTGCCATTGCGCTGCTCAGCGCCGCCGCAACCGTTTCGGCCAAACCGCTGGTGGTCTGCACCGAGGCGAGCCCTGAAGGTTTCGATATCGTGCAGTACACGACCGCCGTCACGGCAGATGCCTCGGCCGAAACCATTCTTGAACGCCTGGTAGCTTTCACCCCAGGCACCACTGATACCGTACCGGGCCTGGCTGAAAGCTGGGAGATCAGCCCCGACGGTCTGACGTACACTTTCAAACTGCGAAAGGGCGTCAAATTCCACACCACCGACTACTTCAAGCCCACCCGCGAAATGAATGCCGATGACGTGGTCTGGAGCTTCAAGCGCCAGTTGGACCCCAAGCATCCGTGGCACGCACTTTCGCTGGTCGGCTACCCCTATTTCGAAAGCATGGGCTTCCAGGACCTGCTCAAGGACGTCGAAAAAGTTGACGACTCCACCGTCAAGCTCACCCTTACGCATCCCGAGTCGCCATTCCTGCGTGATCTGGCGATGCCGTTCACCTCGATCTATTCCGCCGAATACGCCGACCAGTTGCTCAAGAGCAACAAGACCGCCGAGCTCAACAGCAAACCGATTGGCACCGGCCCGTTCATCCTGACTCGCTATGCCAAGGACGCCCAAGTCCGCTATAAAGCCAACCCGAATTACTGGAAAGGCAAAGTGCCGAGTGAAGCGCTGATCTTTGCCATCACTCTGGACAACAACACACGCCTGCAAAAGCTCAAGGCGAATGAATGTCAGGTTGCGCTTTACCCAAAACCTGACGATATTGCCAACATCAAGGCCGACCCCAATCTCAAGATCGCCGAGATGGAGTCCATGATGACCAGCTACTTGGCCATGAACACCTCGCACAAATACCTGAGCGATGTGCGCGTGCGGCAGGCGATCAATCTGGCCTTCGACAAGAAATCGTACATCAGGGCACTGTTTGGCGAAGGCAAGGCCACGGAGGGTGTCGGCCCGTATCCACCAACCATGATGGGTTACGACACCGACAGCAAGAGCCCTGCATACGATCCTGACAAGGCCCGTGCACTGCTCAAGGAAGCCGGCGTACCTGAGGGTCAGGTGTTCACCCTGTTTGCTCGAAATGGCGGCGCAGTGACCAACCCGAACCCGATGGTAGGCGCACAGATGCTTCAATCGGACATGGCCAAGGTCGGGATCAAGATAGACATTCGCATCATGGAATGGGGCGAAATGCTCAAGCGCGCCAAAAAAGGTGAACATGACATGGTGTTTGCAGGGTGGGCTGGCGACAATGGCGATCCGGATAACTTCCTGACCCCCAACCTGAGCTGCGACGCGGCCAAAAATGGCGAGAATTATGCCCGCTGGTGCAACAAGGCGTTCGAGGACGCAATCACTCAAGCCCGGAAAATAACCGAACCAGAGAAACGTGCCGCCCTCTATAAGCAGGCTCAACAAGTGTTCAATCACGAACAGCCCTGGATCAGCCTGGCTTACCCGAAACTGTTCGTTGCAATGCGCAAAGATGTCGAAGGCTTTCAAATAAGCCCGCTGACCAATAACAACTTCACCACTACCAGGGTGAAGTAG
- a CDS encoding ABC transporter permease subunit: protein MFSFIARRVGLLIPTFFGITLLTFALIRLIPGDPVEVMMGERRVDPEMHAQAMERLGLNKPLYAQYIDYIGKLAQGDLGESLRTRTSVWSEFTSLFPATLELSLAALIFAGILGLLAGVIAALKRGSLFDHGVMGISLAGYSMPIFWWGLILIMFFSVTLGWTPVSGRIDLLYDIPPVTGFMLIDTLLSDEQGSFLDALHHMILPAIVLGTIPLAVIARMTRSSMLEVLREDYVRTARAKGLSPARVVFVHGLRNALIPVLTVFGLQIGTLLAGAVLTETIFSWPGIGKWLIEAIGARDYPVVQNGILLIACLVILVNFVVDILYGFANPRIRHQR from the coding sequence ATGTTTAGTTTTATCGCCCGCCGAGTGGGGTTGCTGATACCCACTTTCTTCGGCATCACCTTATTGACCTTCGCCCTGATTCGTCTGATTCCGGGCGACCCGGTCGAAGTCATGATGGGTGAGCGCCGTGTCGATCCGGAAATGCACGCTCAGGCCATGGAACGTCTGGGTCTGAACAAACCCCTCTACGCCCAGTACATCGATTACATCGGCAAGCTCGCCCAGGGCGACCTCGGTGAATCATTGCGTACGCGCACCAGTGTCTGGTCCGAATTCACTTCGCTGTTCCCGGCAACCCTGGAGTTGTCGCTGGCGGCGCTGATTTTCGCGGGTATTCTCGGCCTGCTGGCCGGGGTGATCGCCGCCCTCAAGCGAGGGTCCCTGTTCGACCATGGGGTCATGGGGATTTCCCTCGCCGGTTATTCCATGCCGATCTTCTGGTGGGGCCTGATCCTCATCATGTTCTTCTCGGTAACGCTGGGCTGGACCCCGGTTTCCGGGCGGATCGACCTGCTGTACGACATTCCGCCAGTCACCGGCTTCATGCTGATCGACACGCTGCTCAGTGACGAACAGGGTTCGTTCCTCGATGCCCTGCACCACATGATTCTGCCGGCCATCGTGCTGGGCACCATCCCGCTGGCGGTGATCGCCCGGATGACCCGCTCGTCGATGCTCGAAGTGCTGCGTGAAGACTACGTGCGTACCGCTCGTGCCAAAGGCCTGTCGCCTGCCCGTGTGGTCTTCGTTCACGGCCTGCGCAACGCGCTGATTCCGGTACTGACCGTGTTCGGTCTGCAAATCGGTACGCTGCTGGCCGGTGCGGTACTGACCGAAACGATCTTCTCCTGGCCGGGTATCGGCAAGTGGTTGATCGAGGCCATTGGCGCCCGGGACTACCCGGTCGTGCAAAACGGCATTCTGCTGATCGCCTGTCTGGTGATCCTGGTCAATTTCGTGGTGGATATCCTCTACGGCTTTGCCAACCCACGCATTCGTCACCAGCGCTGA
- a CDS encoding ABC transporter permease subunit, with amino-acid sequence MSTPTPAVAVDQSLLYPSPYKEFWQAFSKNKGAVAGLMFMTLIVFCALFAPWAAPHDPSEQYRDFLLTPPVWLEGGQWQFILGTDELGRDLLSRLIQGSRLSLLIGLASVVMSLIPGILLGLLAGFFPRVLGPSVMRLMDIMLALPSLLLAVAIVAILGPGLINTVIAIAIVSLPSYVRLTRAAVMGELNRDYVTAARLAGATLPRLMFITVLPNCMAPLIVQATLSFSSAILDAAALGFLGLGVQPPTPEWGTMLASARDYIERAWWVVSLPGLTILLSVLAINLMGDGLRDALDPKLKNAA; translated from the coding sequence ATGAGCACCCCTACTCCTGCGGTAGCAGTCGATCAAAGCCTGCTTTACCCATCCCCGTACAAAGAATTCTGGCAAGCCTTCTCGAAAAACAAAGGCGCGGTTGCCGGTCTGATGTTCATGACCCTGATCGTGTTCTGCGCCCTGTTCGCGCCGTGGGCTGCCCCCCATGACCCGAGCGAGCAATACCGCGACTTCCTGCTGACGCCGCCGGTGTGGCTCGAAGGCGGTCAATGGCAATTCATCCTCGGCACCGACGAACTGGGCCGCGACCTGCTGTCACGCCTGATCCAGGGTTCGCGCCTGTCGCTGCTGATCGGTCTGGCATCGGTGGTCATGTCGCTGATCCCCGGCATTCTGCTGGGTCTGCTGGCGGGCTTCTTCCCTCGCGTGCTCGGCCCTTCGGTCATGCGCCTGATGGACATCATGCTGGCCCTGCCCTCGCTGCTGCTGGCTGTGGCCATCGTGGCGATTCTCGGCCCTGGCCTGATCAACACCGTGATCGCCATCGCCATCGTGTCGCTGCCTTCTTATGTTCGTCTGACCCGCGCTGCGGTAATGGGCGAGCTGAACCGCGACTACGTGACGGCTGCCCGTCTGGCCGGTGCCACCCTGCCGCGCCTGATGTTCATCACCGTGCTGCCCAACTGCATGGCACCGCTGATCGTTCAGGCCACCCTGAGCTTCTCGTCGGCGATTCTCGACGCCGCTGCGCTGGGCTTCCTGGGTCTGGGCGTACAGCCACCGACGCCTGAGTGGGGCACCATGCTCGCCTCAGCGCGCGACTACATCGAACGTGCCTGGTGGGTCGTGAGCCTGCCCGGTCTGACCATTTTGCTCAGCGTGCTGGCAATCAACCTGATGGGCGACGGTCTGCGCGATGCGCTGGACCCGAAACTCAAGAACGCCGCCTGA
- a CDS encoding ABC transporter ATP-binding protein, with protein sequence MSLLEIKNLNVRFGDTKAVPVVDGLSLSVDRGEVLAIVGESGSGKSVTMMALMGLIDSPGIITADALNFDGNDLLKLNSRQRRRIIGKDLAMVFQDPMTALNPSYTVGFQIEEVLRQHLNMSGKAARQRALELLEKVEIPGAAARLNAYPHQLSGGMSQRVAIAMAIAGEPKLLIADEPTTALDVTIQAQIMELLLSLQKEQDMALVLITHDLAVVAETAQRVCVMYAGQAVEVGQVPGLFDVPAHPYSEALLAAIPEHSMGAERLATLPGMVPGRYDRPQGCLLSPRCPYVRDNCRTERPALDPKAHSLARCFYPLNQEVA encoded by the coding sequence ATGTCACTTCTTGAAATCAAGAATCTCAACGTCCGCTTCGGCGACACCAAGGCCGTACCTGTTGTGGACGGCCTGTCCCTGAGCGTAGACCGGGGTGAAGTACTGGCCATCGTCGGCGAATCGGGTTCCGGTAAATCGGTGACCATGATGGCGCTGATGGGGCTGATCGATTCCCCCGGCATCATCACCGCCGACGCACTCAATTTCGACGGCAACGACCTGCTCAAGCTCAACTCGCGGCAGCGTCGACGCATCATCGGCAAAGACCTGGCGATGGTCTTTCAGGACCCGATGACCGCTCTGAACCCCAGCTACACCGTGGGTTTCCAGATCGAGGAAGTGCTGCGCCAGCACCTGAACATGTCGGGCAAGGCCGCACGCCAGCGTGCACTGGAACTGCTGGAAAAGGTCGAGATCCCTGGCGCCGCCGCGCGCCTGAATGCTTACCCGCACCAACTGTCCGGTGGCATGAGCCAGCGTGTGGCGATTGCCATGGCGATTGCCGGAGAACCAAAACTGCTGATCGCCGACGAACCGACCACCGCCCTGGACGTGACCATTCAGGCGCAGATCATGGAGCTGCTGCTGAGCCTGCAAAAAGAGCAGGACATGGCACTGGTGCTGATCACTCACGACCTGGCTGTGGTGGCGGAAACCGCCCAGCGTGTCTGCGTGATGTACGCCGGTCAGGCTGTCGAAGTCGGCCAGGTGCCGGGGCTGTTCGATGTTCCTGCCCACCCGTACAGCGAAGCCTTGCTGGCCGCCATTCCCGAGCACAGCATGGGCGCCGAGCGCCTCGCCACGCTGCCGGGCATGGTCCCGGGCCGCTATGACCGTCCACAGGGTTGCCTGCTGTCACCGCGCTGCCCGTACGTGCGCGACAACTGCCGAACCGAACGCCCTGCCCTTGATCCCAAGGCGCACAGCCTGGCACGCTGCTTCTATCCCTTGAATCAGGAGGTGGCGTAA
- a CDS encoding peptide ABC transporter ATP-binding protein, whose protein sequence is MSVVLTARDLTRHYEVSRGLFKGTALVRALNGVSFELEAGKTLAVVGESGCGKSTLARALTLIEEPSSGSLKIAGQEVAGASKAERKQLRKDVQMVFQSPYASLNPRQKVGDQLGEPLLINTNLSAAERREKVQAMMAQVGLRPEHYQRYPHMFSGGQRQRIALARAMMLQPKVLVADEPTSALDVSIQAQVLNLFMDLQQEFNTAYVFISHNLSVVRHVADTVLVMYLGRPAEMGPKEEIYNRPLHPYTQALLSATPTIHPDPLKPKIKIVGELPNPLNPPSGCAFHKRCPYATERCAAEVPELRLVDNRQVACHYAEQFVAA, encoded by the coding sequence ATGAGCGTCGTACTGACCGCCCGCGACCTTACCCGTCACTACGAAGTCTCCCGCGGCCTGTTCAAGGGCACGGCGCTGGTGCGTGCGCTTAATGGCGTGTCCTTCGAACTGGAAGCCGGCAAGACCCTGGCTGTAGTCGGCGAGTCCGGCTGTGGCAAATCGACACTGGCACGCGCGCTGACGCTGATCGAAGAGCCTTCATCCGGCTCGCTGAAAATCGCCGGCCAGGAAGTTGCCGGGGCCAGCAAGGCCGAGCGCAAGCAGTTGCGCAAGGACGTGCAAATGGTCTTCCAGAGCCCTTATGCATCGCTCAACCCAAGGCAGAAAGTCGGGGATCAGCTCGGCGAGCCGCTGCTGATCAACACCAACCTGTCAGCCGCCGAGCGCCGCGAGAAAGTGCAGGCAATGATGGCCCAGGTCGGTTTGCGCCCTGAGCACTATCAGCGCTACCCGCACATGTTCTCCGGCGGTCAGCGTCAGCGTATCGCGCTGGCACGGGCGATGATGCTGCAACCCAAGGTGCTGGTAGCGGACGAGCCGACTTCAGCGCTGGACGTGTCGATTCAGGCGCAGGTACTGAACCTGTTCATGGACCTGCAGCAGGAATTCAACACCGCCTATGTGTTCATCTCCCACAACCTGTCGGTGGTGCGTCATGTCGCCGATACGGTATTGGTGATGTACCTGGGCCGGCCTGCGGAAATGGGTCCCAAGGAAGAGATCTACAACCGTCCGCTGCACCCGTACACCCAGGCGCTGCTGTCGGCGACCCCGACCATCCACCCGGACCCGCTCAAGCCGAAGATCAAGATCGTCGGCGAGCTGCCCAACCCGCTCAACCCGCCAAGCGGCTGCGCTTTCCACAAGCGCTGCCCGTATGCGACCGAGCGTTGTGCAGCCGAAGTGCCAGAGCTGCGCCTGGTGGATAACCGCCAGGTGGCTTGCCATTACGCCGAGCAATTTGTAGCGGCGTAG